The segment AATGGGTTTGCCGGAAAATAAGATAGGACTACTTAAGAACGCGGCGCTTTTGCATGACATAGGAAAATTCGGGATCCAGGAGGCCATATTAAACAAAAGTTCCGCCTTGACCGACGAGGACGTAGAAATAATCCGCAAGCATCCTGTTATAGGCGAGGATATACTTAAGCCTGTTTCTCTTGACAGGGAACTGCTTGCCGTAGTTAGAGAGCATCACGAACGCTATGACGGCACAGGCTATCCGGACAAGCTCAGGGGCAGTGAAATAGATATGCTGGCTTCGATAGTGTCCGTGGCCGATTCGTATGACGCCATGACCTCGCATAGGGCGTACAGAAAGAATCTGACAAAAGGGGAAGCGATCGCGCAATTGAAACAGTCGAGCGGGACGCAGTTTGATCCTAAAGTTGTAGAAAGTTTTATAGAAGTCCTTAATAGCCAAGAGGAGGAGTAAGATGTCTTTTACGCAGGCGCTGACTTATTATGTACCGACGACGGCGTTGGGATTTATCGTTGTATCCCTGTTCGTGGCGATGTCCATAGGCGGGCTTTTACTGGTTCGCCGATTAGTGCCGCATCATAGGCTGAAAGTGCACAACGATGTTGCCGCCGCCATCTTTAATACACTGGGTGTAGTATATGCTGTCCTGCTTGCTTTTGTCGTGGTCGTGGTGTGGCAGAATTTCGACAAGACGAAACAGAATGTGGAAGGCGAAGCAAATTATATCATGGATATTTACAGGGACTCTTCGGCCCTTCCGGAATCTTTCAGGGCAGAGGCTCGCGCGATGATGAAAAAATACGCCGACAGTGTAATAAATGACGAATGGCATCTGATTGCCGTGGGAAAGCAGAGCGCTAAAACGTTTGAGCATCTGAATAAGCTATGGGCGGTATATGCTTCATATGAGCCGAAGACGGAAAAAGAAAAAATATTTTTTGCGGAATCGGTGCGAAAGCTTAACCAGGCCGGAGAGCTACGGCGAACCCGCCTTATGGATTCCAGGGCCGGCATTCATCCAATATTATGGATCGTGCTGGTAGTCGGAGGCGTGACAACGGTCAGCTTCACGTTTTTCTTCGGGTCGGAGAATCTCCGGGCGCAGATTGCGATGGCCTCCATGCTCGCCATGCTGGTTGCGCTGATATTATTTACGATCCTTTTGTTCGATTTTCCGTTTACGGGAGCATTAAAGATATCTTCCGAGGCTTTTACGAAAATGCCGTGTTTTTGAATAACCGTTTTTATCAACAAATAAGGATGTGAACAAGATGAGTTTAGCTTCTATAGCATTAAATGCATTTGCGATTAACGCGATGACGTTCGAGAACTCTACGAAAGATCCTTTGAAAGCCCAGGAGCGGACGCTTCTTAAATATCTGCGCCGGAATAGAAATACCGAGTTCGGCATCGAGCATGGCTTTGCCTCGATCAAGTCGATACGGGATTTTCGTTCTCGTGTCTCGTTATCTAAGTATGAAAAAATCCGACCATACATAACCAGGATGGAAAACGGCGAAAATAACATACTCACCAGAGATAAGGTTGTTTTTTTCGGGATAACGAGCGGTACTACCGGCAAGCCGAAGCTCATCCCCGTTACGAAATATTCGCAGGATAAAAAAGCGGGCTTGATGGCCCTGTGGGCGTACTACCTCGCCAGGAAGCACCCGAAAGTCATAGACGGTAAAGTTTTGGCGATAATAAGTCCGGAGGTAAAAAATCATACGGAAGCCGGCATACCGTACGGCCCGGAGGACGGCCACGCCTACAACAATCTCCCGCCCGTAATAAAGAAAAAATATGTCCTGCCGTATGAGCTTTTTTACATCGAAAATTACGACGCCAGATATTATTGCATACTGAGAATCGCGATAGAGCATAATATCTCCACCATAGCGACGTTAAATCCGAGTACACTGGTAATATTATGCGACAGGATAGAGCTTCTCAAGGACAGGATAATAAAAGATATCGCCGCCGGTACTCTGGATAATAGCCTGGAGATCGAGCCGGAGGTTAGACGTATAATCGAAAAAAAATTAAAACCGAATCCGAAGCGGGCGAAAGAATTAAAAACTATTCTGGATAAGACAGGCAGTCTTTTACCTAAAGATGTGTGGCCGGCGCTTGATCTGATAGAATGCTGGAAGGGCGGGACGGTAAAGGCATATTTAAGGGAACTGCCCAGGTATTTCGGCGACGTCGATATCTGGGACTTCGGGTGCCTTTCGACCGAGGCGCGTAGTTCGATACCTATGACCGGCGACGGCGCCGGCAGTGTCCTGGCTATAGAGACGAATTTTTACGAATTTATACCGAAAGAGGATATCGACAAGGAGGACAAGAGGGTTCTTTTATGTAATGAGCTTGAAAAAGGAAAAGAATATCTTCTGGTCGTTACAACTCCTGGCGGGCTTTACAGGTATGATATCGATGACGTGGTAAGGGTGGACGGGTTTTTTAACAAAACGCCGATCATAGAATTTGTACAGAAAGGACATAACGCCGTTTCGTTAACGGGGGAGAAGGTGTACGAAGCGCATGTAATCGAGTCGGTCATGAGCGCTTTGAACGTACATAAACTGCAGATCATATCATTCAGTGCGTGCACCGAAAGCGGCAATCCTCCCCGATATGTATTCTTAGTCGAATTTTCCGCTGAACCTTCACGGGATGAAAAGATGAAGTTTTTGAGTTCGGTAGAGAAAGAGTTGTGCATTCGAAATAGTGAATATGATGATATCCGTAAGCAGTTTTTACTTGGCCATCCCATCCTTAAGGTAGTTAAAAAGGGAGAATTTGAGCGTTATCGCAGAGGCAGGGTCAGTCTTGGAGCGCACGACAGCCAGTTTAAACTGCCAAAACTTTGCGGACAGGTGGATTTTGACAAAAATTTCGCGGTGATCGAAGAAATAGCTGTCGATGTAAGATGAAAAAATAGCCATCGCCGGTGTTTAATGATATAATGGCGCCATGCTCGACCTAAAAGATAAATTAAATCCGTCTCAACTGTCCGCGGTATCCGCCACAGACGGTCCGGTGCTTGTAATAGCCGGCGCTGGAAGCGGTAAGACGCGCGCGATAGAATATCGTGTCTTGAATCTCGTTTCAAAAGGCGTAAGGCCTGAGTCGATACTCCTTCTTACTTTCACGCGTCGGGCCGCGCACGAGATGGTCTCCCGCGCTTCCAGGCACGACCCGCGATGCAGGAACATCGACGGCGGCACATTCCACTCTTTCGCGTTTAAAATCCTGAAAAAATATTCGAAGGCGCTGGGACTTTCGAACCAGTTCACGATTCTCGACGAGTCCGACAGTTCAGAAGCCGTACATCGCTGTGTAACAAAGCTCGGCCTTCTCGAAAAAAGGGAAAAGTTCCCGTCCAAGGATACCCTGCGTTCCATCCTGAGCATGTCGGTCAATAAAGGAAAAACTATTTGCGAGATTCTCGAGAAGGAGTACCCGCATTTTCTTGAGCTTGCCTCCGACATAGAAGCGTTGAGAAAAGAATACGCCGCTTATAAATTAGGAAAATTATACGTCGATTATGATGACCTGCTCGTATATCTTAAATTATTGCTTGAGATAGAAGAGATGCGCGGGGCGATATCATCCAGATATACACATGTGATGGTCGACGAATATCAGGACACGAATACTCTCCAGGGCGACATAGCGCATCTATTGGCCTCCGGCCATAAAAATATAATGGTCGTTGGCGACGACGCCCAGTCGATATATGGCTTTCGCGGCTCATCCCACAAGAACATAATGGATTTTCCGCAAAGGTTTCCCGAATGCCGGATAATCAAGCTCGAGGAGAATTACAGGTCTACGCAATCTATCCTCGATGTGGCAAATTCCGTTCTCGAGAACATGGATAATAAATATTCCAAGTGCTTAATCTCGACCAGAAAAGACGAAGGCGACAGGCCGAAGCTTAATTACTTCAAGAATCATTACGATGAGGCCGGGTGGATAGTCGGGAAGGTGCGTGAATTGCAGGATGAAGGTGTGGGGCTGGAGCATCAGGCGGTTCTCTTCCGTTCGGCGTTTGTGTCCATATCCCTGCAGGCGGAGCTTAGCAAAAACGGCGTACCTTATCAGGTGTTTGGCGGATTGAAGTTTTACGAAACGGCGCATGTCAAAGATCTCCTGGCGCATCTCAAGATAGCGGTAAACCCGAAAGATGAGATAGCGTGGCGCAGGGTGCTTGCACTGATAGACGGGATAGGGCCCAAGACAGCCGGCGTAATAGCGGAAGCTATTTTCGCCAGGACGTCGCTCGACGATATAATAACAAAAGCCCTCGACGATAAGCATATCCCTAAGAAGTCGGTGGGCGGGATCGCGAGATTGAAAAAGTTTTTGCGAGCGGCGGCAGTTCACACCGCCGCGGATCCGGGCGCTGTGTACGATCTGGCGCTCGACTACTATTCGCCGCTCTTCAAGCTGAAGTTTGACGACTGGAATATCAGGGTAAATGATCTTGAAGCGCTCAAGCAGATAGCGTCGAGGTATGACGCGCTCGAGGATCTCCTCGCGGATTTTGCCATAGAACCGCCGGACAGGGGCGTATTGCGCGTAGAGCCGAAATCCGGTGATGAAGAAAAGCCGCTGACATTATCTACGATACATTCGGCTAAAGGGCTCGAATGGGATTCAGTGTTTATGATAGGGCTTATTGACGGCGTCCTGCCATCCAGTTTTTCGCTCGATAATCCTGAGGAGATAGAAGAAGAGAGCCGCCTTTTTTATGTGGGTATAACGCGCGCTAAGAACCGCCTTTTCTTATCGCTGAACCATGAAGGCACGCGCGGAGGCATAACGCAGTTTAATAAAGTATCGCGTTTTGTCGAAATGCCGAATGTCTTATCCGGGCTCGACCAGAAATTCGCGCTTGAGAAAGATTTTGCCGATGAAATAGACCTGGACGATTCGGACGGGATAACGCCGTTCTATAATAAAGAATCGCTCCTGGAAGAGTTGATTGGCCGAGGCAGGTCAAAGAAGCCTCGTTTTTGAAGACTCAGATAGAATTATATCGTGGTATTGTTTTTTCGGAGAAAAATCCAAGTCCCCGTAGCTCAAATGGATAGAGTACTGGCCTCCGAAGCCAGCCGTGGCAGTTCGATTCTGCCCGGGGACGCCATTCTACTTCGCTACGGCAGTCATACTGTAATGGAGCTTCGTAGGAATGGCGACGGAAGCAGTAAATTTTGCGAAAAGCTACCTATGGATGACAAATTATACTTACAGAAACAGGTTGCATGGCAGAAAGAGTTCGAGGCGCTGTGTCTAAGGTGCGGCGAGTGCTGTGGGCTACGCGAAGACCCGTGCTCGAACCTCATAAAGGCACAGGACGGCAAATACGCCTGCGCCATCTATGATAAAAGGCTGGGCGCGCAGAGGACGGTTTCCGGCAAGATCTTTACGTGCGTGCCGATACAGGAAGTTCTTAAAAAAGGTATGCCTAACAAATCCTGCGGTTATCTTATGCCGGCGGTAGCCGTGTTTACGGCGATAACCCTTTTGGCCGGCACAGTATTTCCGCTGGAAATGATAGGTCGGGAAGAGATGTCTTACAAAAAATTCAAACTCGAGAAGGCGACGTGCGAGGCGGCGGTATTTTACAAAGAGACGTCGAAAGGTATGGATATCGGGGTATCCGCGATAGCTACGGGAAAAGGGGCCGATTTCAGGAAGTGGCGTGTTACAGATATAAAGATCCATGCCGGCGATGAAAGGATACGTCCCGACCAGTCGGATAATTTTTACGTCAAAGAAAAATCGCTTTGGAGAGTTCCGGCGGCTATACTTTTTGCCGCTATCGGCACACAGATAAATGTTTCCGGCACCGGCCTTGAACAGGGCATAGCTAAGGCCGGCGCGGCGATAGGCCTCGGGCTGTTGGTACTTGCCGCGCAGGGTGAGATAACGGGCAATAAATGCATTTTCCGTCTGGACAATGCGACCGCCGATAAGGTGTTTAGTCAGGACGGTTTTGCCGAGATACGGCTGGAGGATGCCGACCAGCATTGGCAGGATACGATAAAAATCGGCATGATACGGCCGGAGTTTAAAGCGGATGATACCGGTGAGTACAAAAAGATGAGCCCGGAAGAACTTTTGAAACTCATAGATGATCTTGGTGGCCGTGTCGACGGTTTAGAAAAAGAACAGGCGGCGCTTAAGTACGGTGTTGACCCGAAATACGACCGCCTGCAGGCGGAGATAGAAGATCTCCAGACACAGCGCGGCATAGCATATAAAATATGGTTTGAAAAGACCGAAGGTAAACGCTAAATAGGAGGCTTAAAGTGATGATGAGATTCGCGAAAGTTTTAATAATCGGGTTTTTCGTTTTAATCGCGTCCGCTTCTTTGTCTTTCTGTCAGGAGACGGCTATCGATTCGCTCGTGGATAAATATAATAAAGACACGGATATCCAGCGCGCGGCTGTTGTGCGGGAATATCTCGGCAAAAAGATAGCGGTTGCGGGAGTCGTCGATAATGTCAGCGATGAAAATACTTTCGATGTAGTCAACGACATCGGGGAGCGTTACTATAAAGTGGTAACGCAGGTGGCGAATACTCCGCAGGGCAATCCCTACAGAGCCGTTTTGATCTACAAAAATATAGATAGCGTCAAAAGCCTTAATAAAGGGCAGGATATTTCATTTAAGGGCAATATAATAAAAGTAGTCGACGAGAGATTGTATATATCTGTGTGGTTGTCCGCGGAAGAGTTGACCGCTCACGAAAAAGAGTTGTTCAAATAGCGGCTCGAATGGAGGTCGTATGGCAAGCGCGAGCAAAGTCTATTTTGTAAAAGTAAGCGAGTCCGATCCGGCAGAAAGCGTAAACGCCAAACTATCGGCTCTTATCGATTCCGGACACCTCTTCGATTTTATAAGAAAGTCGGATTCTACGGCGGTGAAGATGCATTTCGGCGAGGAAGGTAATATGGGACATGTGCGCGCCGAATACGCCGGTGTCGTATGCCGCAAGCTTTTAGATAAAGGCGCCGCGGCGTTTCTTGTGGATACGAATACCCTCTATCGCGGCCGCAGAACGAATTCCTCGGAACATATAAAGCTCGCCGCCGAGCACGGATTTACGAAAAAAACCTGTTCGGTCGATATCGTAGTGCCCGATGATACCAATGAAGAGAATGTCACGGAAGTCGCTATCGATGGAAAGTTTTTTAAAACGGCGAAAGTCGCGACGATATTCATGAAATCCGATTCGCTTGTAGGCATCGCCCATTTCAAAGGGCATGTCATGACCGGTTTTGGCGGCGCGCTTAAGAATATAGGCATGGGGTGCGCCTCGAGAGAGGGGAAGCTCGCCCAACATTCCGAGATAGCTCCGGTGCTTGACGTGAAAAGATGCAAAGCCTGCGGCGCTTGCATAAAAGCATGCCCGGCGAATGCCATATATTCGCAGGGTACGCGTGTAGTCATCGACTCATCGAAGTGCATCGGTTGTGCTACCTGTATCGCAGTGTGTGTGCATAACGCGATAGAAGTCGACTGGGAGTCCGGTGGGATGCAGTTGCAGGACAAGATGATCGAATACGCATCAGCAATCCTTCTGAATAAAAAAGGAAAACAGGGTTTTATCAATTTTGTGACAAAAATAACGAAAGAATGCGATTGCCTGGCGAAGGACGATCCCAGGATAGCTCCGGACATAGGCATATTCGCTTCACTCGATCCGGTAGCGGTGGATCAGGCCTCTTATGACGCGGTCTCAAATGCCTGCGGCAAGGATATTTTTAAGGTCGTCCATCCGGACAGGGACAGTTTAAGGCAGTTAAAACGGGCTGAGCAGATGGCCTTGGGCTCGCGCGATTATGAGCTGAAAAAATTGTGAAAAAGTTTCTTATAATTCTGTTTATCGTAATTCTTATTTTCCTGGGCGGGATAGCATATTTAAATCAGGCCATATTTCCTACAAAGATGAAAGCCGCTATCGTGGCGGGTATCGAAGACGCTACCGGCAAAAAAGTCCTTCTTGGTTCGGTTCGATTTGATCTCCTTAAAGGCCTGGTTCTCAAAGATCTGATAATCAGCGACGACCGGAACGCAATCGTAAACGTAAAAGAAGCCCGCGCATCATTCCTGATAATACCTCTTTTCAGCAGGCAAATTATCGTCTCGCGCCTTATCCTGGAATCGCCCGATATATTTGTCGAGCGCCGCAAAGACAGCTCCTTCAACATTATCGAACTCTTTCCCAAGGCCGGGCCTGCCGCCGGCGCAGGACTCAAAACATTTGTCCATAGAGTCAGCGTCAGGAACGGATCGGTAACTTTTCACGATCTCACGATGGAGCCGCTTTATACAAAAGATCTTAAAGTCGAAAAGGCCGAGATATATCTTCGCTTGCCTGCAAAAATAAAATTCAGCGCCATCTTTAGCATACCCACCGATCGGTCTTTTAAATGCGACATGACCGGCGAATATGCGTTAAGTTCCGGCTCACTCGATGCCGAGGCGAGGATAAAGGCCCTGGCCCCGGAAGAGTTTGCCGTATATTACAAAAATGCGGGTTTTTCCTTTCCTGAAGGCAGGATAGATGCGGACATCGGATTAAAATATAAGGACGGAGTTATTTTAGCGCAGACCGATGCCTCCGCGGCGAAGCTATCGATCCTGCAGGCCAAAACCTCGATAACGGTAACCGGTAGCGAACATTCAAACATCCGCTATGTTTTTACCGATAAAAAATTTGATTTTACCGGAAGCGCCAATATCGAAGATATGATGATAAACGGTGTGGATTACATCGAAAGCGTGGACAGCATAAAAGGGAGGGTTGCTTTTAGTAATCTGGGGATCTCCTCCGATAACATTACGGCCGTTGTTCTGGATATGCCGATAGAGGCGAAGATAAGCGTGAATGATCTAAAAGCGCCGGTAATTAAAATAGACGCTTCGTCCGATGTCGAGCTTTCCAATTTTCAGGGTGTATTAAAGGAGAGCTTCAGTATCGATATCCCGGCCGGGTTGGAGGGCGAAGGTAAACTGCATGTATCGATAGAATATCCTCTGGCAACTCCGGAAAAAACTCAGGTAAGCGGCTTTATCTATATGCTCAATGCCTCCGCGCGGATAAACGAAGAAGGCGGCGAGATCGACAACCTGACCGGAAAGTTTAATTTTTCCTCCAATCAACTGATCTGGGATGATATCGGCTTCCGGTATCGCGACACATATTATAAGTCATCGGGAGTCCTTACGAACTTTGACTCACCCGGGATCCAGTTGAAACTCTCGTCCGAGGATTTGTCTGTGGATGCCGTATTCGCGCTGAGAGACCGGGCGATCAACTTTTCGAAGCTTTCCGGCAAATATCTGAACTCTTCGATTTCCGCGGCGGGCGTCCTGTATACTTCGGATATGCCGTTGATGAACGTCGAAATGACAGGCAGGCTGAATGTCGATCTTGAGGATCTGAAGGGGCAGTTCAAAAAATCTCCGGAGAAATTCGAAAAGATCAAACCGAAAGGTGTTATACGAGCGGAGTTTAAATTAAAAGGCAATCTGAAAGATCTCAAAAAATGCGACATCGAAGCCGCTCTGTCGAGCGAGGAGCTTTCGCTATACGGATTGCATTTTACGAATTCGACCATGAATTATGCCCAGATGTCCGGAGAGGGGCAGATATTATTCATGCGCTCTTTCCTGTATGGTGGTTCCATGGCGGCTACCGGGAAGATCATGTGGCTTGGGAAGGATGTGCC is part of the Candidatus Omnitrophota bacterium genome and harbors:
- a CDS encoding DUF4239 domain-containing protein; its protein translation is MSFTQALTYYVPTTALGFIVVSLFVAMSIGGLLLVRRLVPHHRLKVHNDVAAAIFNTLGVVYAVLLAFVVVVVWQNFDKTKQNVEGEANYIMDIYRDSSALPESFRAEARAMMKKYADSVINDEWHLIAVGKQSAKTFEHLNKLWAVYASYEPKTEKEKIFFAESVRKLNQAGELRRTRLMDSRAGIHPILWIVLVVGGVTTVSFTFFFGSENLRAQIAMASMLAMLVALILFTILLFDFPFTGALKISSEAFTKMPCF
- a CDS encoding AsmA family protein, whose translation is MKKFLIILFIVILIFLGGIAYLNQAIFPTKMKAAIVAGIEDATGKKVLLGSVRFDLLKGLVLKDLIISDDRNAIVNVKEARASFLIIPLFSRQIIVSRLILESPDIFVERRKDSSFNIIELFPKAGPAAGAGLKTFVHRVSVRNGSVTFHDLTMEPLYTKDLKVEKAEIYLRLPAKIKFSAIFSIPTDRSFKCDMTGEYALSSGSLDAEARIKALAPEEFAVYYKNAGFSFPEGRIDADIGLKYKDGVILAQTDASAAKLSILQAKTSITVTGSEHSNIRYVFTDKKFDFTGSANIEDMMINGVDYIESVDSIKGRVAFSNLGISSDNITAVVLDMPIEAKISVNDLKAPVIKIDASSDVELSNFQGVLKESFSIDIPAGLEGEGKLHVSIEYPLATPEKTQVSGFIYMLNASARINEEGGEIDNLTGKFNFSSNQLIWDDIGFRYRDTYYKSSGVLTNFDSPGIQLKLSSEDLSVDAVFALRDRAINFSKLSGKYLNSSISAAGVLYTSDMPLMNVEMTGRLNVDLEDLKGQFKKSPEKFEKIKPKGVIRAEFKLKGNLKDLKKCDIEAALSSEELSLYGLHFTNSTMNYAQMSGEGQILFMRSFLYGGSMAATGKIMWLGKDVPYGLDVNIDGVRIEKFKSDTAMKDKDIAGAVKLQARLKGLFGDVGKLSGNGRMAVTEGRLWQLNLFRGIGTMLFTSDFSNIIFKEGRCDFTISDKTVYTDEIMLKSDVLDIYGPITIGFDNSVSAELKADFSEDALESGARKNIAAAIGQYSIIDLSGTLKEPQYKLKADVANIMEDLADRFAQE
- a CDS encoding GH3 auxin-responsive promoter family protein, producing MSLASIALNAFAINAMTFENSTKDPLKAQERTLLKYLRRNRNTEFGIEHGFASIKSIRDFRSRVSLSKYEKIRPYITRMENGENNILTRDKVVFFGITSGTTGKPKLIPVTKYSQDKKAGLMALWAYYLARKHPKVIDGKVLAIISPEVKNHTEAGIPYGPEDGHAYNNLPPVIKKKYVLPYELFYIENYDARYYCILRIAIEHNISTIATLNPSTLVILCDRIELLKDRIIKDIAAGTLDNSLEIEPEVRRIIEKKLKPNPKRAKELKTILDKTGSLLPKDVWPALDLIECWKGGTVKAYLRELPRYFGDVDIWDFGCLSTEARSSIPMTGDGAGSVLAIETNFYEFIPKEDIDKEDKRVLLCNELEKGKEYLLVVTTPGGLYRYDIDDVVRVDGFFNKTPIIEFVQKGHNAVSLTGEKVYEAHVIESVMSALNVHKLQIISFSACTESGNPPRYVFLVEFSAEPSRDEKMKFLSSVEKELCIRNSEYDDIRKQFLLGHPILKVVKKGEFERYRRGRVSLGAHDSQFKLPKLCGQVDFDKNFAVIEEIAVDVR
- a CDS encoding DUF362 domain-containing protein; the encoded protein is MASASKVYFVKVSESDPAESVNAKLSALIDSGHLFDFIRKSDSTAVKMHFGEEGNMGHVRAEYAGVVCRKLLDKGAAAFLVDTNTLYRGRRTNSSEHIKLAAEHGFTKKTCSVDIVVPDDTNEENVTEVAIDGKFFKTAKVATIFMKSDSLVGIAHFKGHVMTGFGGALKNIGMGCASREGKLAQHSEIAPVLDVKRCKACGACIKACPANAIYSQGTRVVIDSSKCIGCATCIAVCVHNAIEVDWESGGMQLQDKMIEYASAILLNKKGKQGFINFVTKITKECDCLAKDDPRIAPDIGIFASLDPVAVDQASYDAVSNACGKDIFKVVHPDRDSLRQLKRAEQMALGSRDYELKKL
- a CDS encoding ATP-dependent helicase produces the protein MLDLKDKLNPSQLSAVSATDGPVLVIAGAGSGKTRAIEYRVLNLVSKGVRPESILLLTFTRRAAHEMVSRASRHDPRCRNIDGGTFHSFAFKILKKYSKALGLSNQFTILDESDSSEAVHRCVTKLGLLEKREKFPSKDTLRSILSMSVNKGKTICEILEKEYPHFLELASDIEALRKEYAAYKLGKLYVDYDDLLVYLKLLLEIEEMRGAISSRYTHVMVDEYQDTNTLQGDIAHLLASGHKNIMVVGDDAQSIYGFRGSSHKNIMDFPQRFPECRIIKLEENYRSTQSILDVANSVLENMDNKYSKCLISTRKDEGDRPKLNYFKNHYDEAGWIVGKVRELQDEGVGLEHQAVLFRSAFVSISLQAELSKNGVPYQVFGGLKFYETAHVKDLLAHLKIAVNPKDEIAWRRVLALIDGIGPKTAGVIAEAIFARTSLDDIITKALDDKHIPKKSVGGIARLKKFLRAAAVHTAADPGAVYDLALDYYSPLFKLKFDDWNIRVNDLEALKQIASRYDALEDLLADFAIEPPDRGVLRVEPKSGDEEKPLTLSTIHSAKGLEWDSVFMIGLIDGVLPSSFSLDNPEEIEEESRLFYVGITRAKNRLFLSLNHEGTRGGITQFNKVSRFVEMPNVLSGLDQKFALEKDFADEIDLDDSDGITPFYNKESLLEELIGRGRSKKPRF